Below is a window of Aeromonas veronii DNA.
CATGTGTGACTGATAGGGCTCCGGCAGCATCTCGATCCAGCTGTGCGTACCGGCGTGGCCCTGTGCCCGGTAAACCTTGCCGCACAGCTCGACCAGCATTGGCCAGTCTTCGTCCCCCTGCGGCAGGGCGTATTCGTCCGGCTGGCCCTGTTCGGCTGGCCGCTGGCCCGCTGGCTGCCAGTCCGGCTCGCTCGGCACAGCGCGTGCCGCCTGCAACTGGCCGTTTTCCAGCCAGAGGGTGAAACCGTCCACGCTGACGTTCGAGCCAGAGCGTAATCGGTCGATAGAGAGGGGGATAAACCCCATTGCTCTACCATTAACTGATCCGCGTAGGCCTCTGGATCCGGCCGCGTACAGTTATTGTCAGAGCTCCAAGGAGCATATAGAGGTGATCGAGAGTATGCTGCCTGCCTCTTGTGTGTAAATCGCGCAACTCACAACACTGTTTTGCATCTTTTGGGGGCCGCTTTTGGGGAAATCCAGCGCGCCCCGCTGGCGGAGGATTGATGGAAAAGAAACGGGTACTGCTCTCCTGGAGTAGCGGCAAGGATTGTGCTTGGGCATTGCATCAGTTGCGGCAAGATCCAACCATCGAGGTGGTGGGGCTGTTTACCACCCTTAATCAGGAGTTCGAGCGGGTAGCGATGCACGGGGTACGCAAGCAGCTTTTGACTGAACAGGCTGACTGTGTTGGTTTGCCCCTCATCACCATCGATCTGCCCTGGCCCTGCAGCAACGAGGATTACGCCCGCATCATGACCGGCTTTATCGCCGATGTGGTCGCGCAGGGGATCCGCCATATGGCCTTTGGCGATCTCTTTCTTGAGGATGTGCGCGCCTACCGTGAACAGCAGCTGGCAGGCACCGGCATCGAACCGCTGTTCCCACTGTGGGGCAGCAATACCCGTGAACTGGCGCCACAGATGGTGGCAGCAGGGCTGAAAGCGCGGATCAGCACCCTCGACCCGAACAAGCTGGATGCCAGCCTGGGTGGTCACGATTTTGACCAGGCGCTGCTGGCGGCGCTGCCGGAGGTCGTCGATCCGTGCGGTGAGAACGGCGAGTTTCACACCCTGGCCTATGATGGCCCCATGTTCTCCCGTCCGCTCGGCATTCGGGTCGGCGAGACAGTAGTGCGTGACGGCTTTGTCTTTACCGATCTGCTGCCGCTCGGTGATTAATTTTTTACGGGCAAAGCGCTCTTTTTTGCAAGTCCACTCACAGTTTACACTGGGCGATACAGTCACTCTGACCGCCCTCTTTTTTGATTGAAAATGACGGAACTTCCTGATGAAACACCTCTTTCGCCCAGCGCTGCTCGCTTCCTTGCTGGCTGCCGCTCTCTCTCTGCCCGCCGTAGCTGGTGGTGCCGCCACAGTTCAGCCGGTTCCTGCCGGTTCCTGCCGGTGTCACTACCGTTACGCTGGCCCAGCAGGCCCCCATTCACTGGGTGTCGGTGGAGCAGATCGCCAAGAGCCTGGATGGCCTGCCCCCGATTGCGGTCGGTTTTGATATCGACGATACCCTGCTCTTTTCCAGCCCCGGTTTTTATCGCGGCAAGCAGGAGTTCTCGCCCAACGACGAGAGTTATCTGAAGAACCCCGCCTTCTGGGAGAAGATGAACAACGGCTGGGATGCGTTCAGCATGCCGAAAGAGGTGGGCAAGGCGCTCATCGCCATGCACCTCAAGCGCGGTGACCATATCTATTTCGTCACCGGTCGCTCGGCTACCAAGACTGAAACCGTGAGCCAGACCCTGCAGCAGACCATGAACATCCCGGCTGCCCAGCTCAATCCGGTGATCTTTGCCGGTGATCAGCC
It encodes the following:
- a CDS encoding adenine nucleotide alpha hydrolase — its product is MEKKRVLLSWSSGKDCAWALHQLRQDPTIEVVGLFTTLNQEFERVAMHGVRKQLLTEQADCVGLPLITIDLPWPCSNEDYARIMTGFIADVVAQGIRHMAFGDLFLEDVRAYREQQLAGTGIEPLFPLWGSNTRELAPQMVAAGLKARISTLDPNKLDASLGGHDFDQALLAALPEVVDPCGENGEFHTLAYDGPMFSRPLGIRVGETVVRDGFVFTDLLPLGD
- the aphA gene encoding acid phosphatase AphA, coding for MEQIAKSLDGLPPIAVGFDIDDTLLFSSPGFYRGKQEFSPNDESYLKNPAFWEKMNNGWDAFSMPKEVGKALIAMHLKRGDHIYFVTGRSATKTETVSQTLQQTMNIPAAQLNPVIFAGDQPGQNTKVQWLKDKQMKIFYGDSDGDIKAAQEIGARGIRLLRAANSSYRPLPLAGALGEEVIINSQF